The genome window GCTTAACATCTTTGAGAGAGAGGCGCGTCCACAGAGTAATGAGGAGGGACAACTTCTCTTTGGGCGCATCTTAGCTGGGGAAATCAGGAATCCAGGATCGTATTCATTCCCAACCTTAAAAACCCTCGGTGAGTTGGATCAAAATACCGCTGCGTTGTTCAAGAAACTGTGTTCAGCATGTGTTGTCCTTCAAATTCAGAATAATGAACATATTATTGATGCCAGAGTTTCTTCTCTGGGTGGAAATGCTGGATCCAATGCCCTCAAGAAATATGGTTTGGATTTTGGTCAACTCAATATATTATACTAAAGTTTGGACAATTTTAAGAATTAAGATGCAGAAAAGCAGAAAAGCAG of Candidatus Poribacteria bacterium contains these proteins:
- a CDS encoding DUF2806 domain-containing protein; translated protein: MKVDPEYARTAVSKYGQKILREQVNLDNISAIAADELKSTESDNPTSKSTNEPNQEQSADSINQETNSSEEKTIDDVWLNIFEREARPQSNEEGQLLFGRILAGEIRNPGSYSFPTLKTLGELDQNTAALFKKLCSACVVLQIQNNEHIIDARVSSLGGNAGSNALKKYGLDFGQLNILY